CGGCATTCCTGACAACGAACTCCGCCGCCAGCGCCTGGTTGGCGAAGGACATGTCCATCACGCTGGCCGGATGCCCCTCGGCCGCGGCCAGGTTGATGAGGCGCCCCTCCCCCAGCACGTACAGCCTCCGGCCGTCCTTCAGCGTGAACTCCTCCACGAAGTCCCGGACGGCCCGGCGCTTCTTCGCCAGCCGCTCAAGCGCCTCCAGGTCAATCTCCACGTTGAAGTGGCCGGCGTTGGCCAGGATGGCGCCGTCCGGCATGAGGGCGAAGTGCTCCTCCCGCAGCACGTGGATGTCCCCGGTCACCGTCACGAAGACCTGCCCGAGCTTCGCCGCCTCCCGGGAGGGGAGGACGGTGTAGCCGTCCATGACCGCCTCGAGCGCCCGCAGCGGCTCGGCCTCGGTCACGATGACGTTGGCTCCCATCCCCCGGGCCCGCATCGCCACCCCCCGGCCGCACCAGCCGTAGCCGCACACCACGAGCCGGGTCCCGGCCAGCAGGACGTTCGTGGCCCGGAGGATCCCGTCAATCGTGCTCTGGCCGGTCCCGTAGCGGTTGTCGAAGAGGTGCTTGGTGTCGGCGTCGTTCACCGCGATGATCGGGTAGCCCAGGACGCCCTCGCGCTCCATGCTCTTCAGGCGGACGACGCCGGTGGTGGTCTCCTCGGTCCCCGCGATGACGCCGGGGAGCAGGTCCCGCCGCTCGCTGTGGAGGACCCCGATCGTGTCGGCGCCATCGTCCATCGTGATCTGCGGTTTCACGGCGACCGCGCTCTGGATATGGCGGTAGTAGGTGTCCCGATCCTCCCCCTTGATGGCAAAGACCGGGATCGCGTGGTGCTTCACCAGCGAGGCGGCCGCGTCGTCCTGGGTCGAGAGGGGGTTGCTGGCGCAGAGGACCACGGATGCCCCGCCGGCCTTCAGGGTCCGGACCAGGTTGGCCGTTTCCGTGGTGACGTGCAGGCAGGCCGAAAGGCGGATCCCCTTCAGGGGCTTCTCCCGGCGG
The nucleotide sequence above comes from Candidatus Methylomirabilis sp.. Encoded proteins:
- the ahcY gene encoding adenosylhomocysteinase, producing MDYDVKDLDLAEKGALRIEWARAAMPVLCLIEERFRREKPLKGIRLSACLHVTTETANLVRTLKAGGASVVLCASNPLSTQDDAAASLVKHHAIPVFAIKGEDRDTYYRHIQSAVAVKPQITMDDGADTIGVLHSERRDLLPGVIAGTEETTTGVVRLKSMEREGVLGYPIIAVNDADTKHLFDNRYGTGQSTIDGILRATNVLLAGTRLVVCGYGWCGRGVAMRARGMGANVIVTEAEPLRALEAVMDGYTVLPSREAAKLGQVFVTVTGDIHVLREEHFALMPDGAILANAGHFNVEIDLEALERLAKKRRAVRDFVEEFTLKDGRRLYVLGEGRLINLAAAEGHPASVMDMSFANQALAAEFVVRNAGKLEKKVYRVPREIDEEIARLKLRAMGVKIDRLTPEQKKYLASW